Below is a genomic region from Bacillota bacterium.
TTATTGAAAGCGGGCTATGCAGCAGGCGCAATATTTGCAGTAAATAACGCAACACTGTTTAATAGGATCATGGCAGTTGAAGATACGACCGGCAGACCGATCTTCACTAATCCGATTGATGGCGGCGCCGGGCGTATGCTGGGTCATACGGTTGTCGTTGATGATTACATTCCAACGGATACAATTCTTTTTGGGAACTTCCAGTATTACGGACTAAATCTTTCACAGGGGATTATGCTGGAAGTGTCAAGAGAATCCAGCTTTAAGCAGGGTTTGATCGATTACAGGGCAATGGCAGTAGCAGACGGAAAAGTAATTATTCCAGAAGCGTTCTGCAAACTGACTTTAGCAACAGCATAAAATATGAGTTATGGCCGGGGTGCGGGATTTCCCGTATCCCGGTGATTCTTAAAGGGGTGTAATATATGGCACTAATAACATTAGACGAAGCGCGGGATGCGTTGAGGATAGACGGCACAGACAACGACACGATCATTCAGGGCATGATTGACAATATACCTGATTATTTGCAAGTGACCACAGGCAGTACATGGACTGACAGCACGGCAACAGGGTATCAGTTAGCCAAACGATGCGCGAGGTTTATTATACAATTTTGGTATCAGCCCGAAACCCAAGATGCAGCAAGATTACAAATTGTTATTGATAAGATGCTGGGTACATTGGGAGTGATGGCACGGAATGGCTAGAGAATTTGCAATAGGACTGTATAAAAGTAAGAAATGGGAGAAGTGCCGCGATAGTTTCATGTCGAGCAAGAATTATATATGTGAGAGGTGCGGTGATATTGCGGTTATCTGTCATCATAAGAAGTACATAACGCCGGAAAATATCAATGACCCGAATATCACATTGAACTGGAATAACCTTGAAGCTCTTTGTCGGACGTGTCATGCAGCAGAACATATGAGTAT
It encodes:
- a CDS encoding head-tail connector protein: MALITLDEARDALRIDGTDNDTIIQGMIDNIPDYLQVTTGSTWTDSTATGYQLAKRCARFIIQFWYQPETQDAARLQIVIDKMLGTLGVMARNG